One genomic region from Oceaniferula flava encodes:
- a CDS encoding helix-turn-helix domain-containing protein: MIETRKNVAIILEDDYERPFRLIDGILSSPGVRERCAFRKFSIYKIDKEDVFTDEWKPDGIITCYSKPNHWLEDLDIPVVNMTGTPENKYPSVGTDMRSLVATVVEHFDSLGFKHILCLDTEGFTIVPSMTDLMQPVCDARGIKLTRATMPDGLGGHDVANLGEICPTLEDCVENRTEPLAIFSLHDLRGRLVTDYLVSKKVQIPQEVAILGCFDSVDAKLCDPPLSSIVLRDIQIGARGIAKLEKLMAGEPLDTEHELVPVHGVRVRGSTLGQSKGDLEILRARSIIRERAREGITVDMLVSEINVSRSTFEKRFIALTGQSPAQEIRSVRLDWARELLLTTDLPMAQLAPLVGFMDRRAFVVFFKREAGVTPTEFRQANRA, encoded by the coding sequence GTGATTGAAACACGTAAGAATGTAGCCATTATTTTAGAGGACGATTACGAACGCCCATTTCGTTTAATCGACGGTATTCTATCGTCGCCCGGCGTCCGCGAACGCTGCGCATTCCGCAAATTTTCGATCTACAAAATCGACAAGGAAGATGTCTTCACCGATGAGTGGAAACCCGACGGCATCATTACCTGTTATTCCAAACCGAACCACTGGCTCGAGGACCTCGATATCCCGGTGGTGAACATGACCGGCACACCTGAGAATAAATACCCGTCGGTGGGAACCGATATGCGCTCACTGGTGGCCACCGTCGTGGAACACTTCGATAGCCTCGGCTTCAAGCACATCCTCTGCCTCGATACCGAAGGCTTCACCATCGTGCCAAGCATGACCGATCTGATGCAACCCGTCTGCGACGCCCGCGGCATCAAACTAACACGCGCCACGATGCCCGACGGTCTCGGCGGCCACGATGTTGCCAACCTCGGAGAAATCTGCCCTACTCTTGAAGACTGTGTGGAGAACCGCACCGAGCCTCTGGCGATCTTCTCCCTGCACGACCTTCGCGGTCGTCTGGTCACCGATTACCTGGTCAGCAAAAAAGTTCAGATCCCTCAGGAAGTTGCCATTTTGGGCTGCTTTGATTCTGTGGATGCCAAGCTCTGCGACCCGCCACTTTCCAGCATCGTGCTCCGCGACATCCAGATCGGGGCGCGTGGGATTGCCAAGCTTGAAAAGCTCATGGCCGGTGAGCCACTGGACACCGAACACGAGCTGGTGCCTGTGCACGGCGTCCGCGTGCGAGGTTCCACACTCGGCCAAAGTAAGGGCGACCTCGAAATCCTCCGTGCGCGCAGCATCATCCGCGAGCGCGCCCGCGAAGGAATCACCGTGGATATGTTGGTCAGCGAGATCAATGTCTCCCGCAGCACCTTTGAAAAACGTTTCATCGCCCTCACCGGACAATCGCCGGCGCAGGAAATCCGCAGCGTCCGGCTCGATTGGGCACGGGAACTTCTGCTGACCACCGACCTGCCGATGGCCCAGCTTGCGCCATTGGTCGGCTTCATGGATCGACGCGCCTTTGTGGTCTTCTTCAAGCGCGAAGCAGGTGTCACTCCCACCGAATTCCGCCAGGCAAACCGCGCCTAA
- a CDS encoding ATP-dependent Clp protease ATP-binding subunit: MNNFTPRAQQVLTLSRKEADRFNHNYVGTEHILLGLIKLGQGVAVSVLQNMGLDLETVRIEVEKQVGSGPEQKISGNIPYTPRVKKVLALSNKEAQQLDHSYVGTEHLLLGLLREGEGVAARVLSSLNVDINQTRQEILAEIDPNFNPEDMEDEFDEFDDDGDDTEDSTDAEGKTKTPALKAFGRDLTKLADKDKLDPVIGRESEIERVIQILCRRTKNNPVLIGEAGVGKTAIIEGLAQEISSGNVPELLRDKRVVTLDLALMVAGTKYRGQFEERIKAVMDEIRKAGNVILFIDELHTIVGAGSAEGAMDASNIIKPALSRAELQCVGATTMNEYRKFIEKDSALERRFQKVKVEEPSEEDAVAILQGLRSKYEDHHKARYTEEALAASVKLSSRYLSDRYLPDKAIDVIDEAGSRARIGQMTRPPKVKDLEAEIVKIQEEKVAAINDQNFEEAASMRDAEKNAKKELEDLVSSWKAESEETIVEVGEDEIMSVISKWTGVPLQRMEQKEADKLLKMEEKLKEAVIGQDTAVVTISKALRRSRADLKDPRRPIGSFLFLGPTGVGKTYLARNLADFMFGDPDSLIQIDMSEYMEKFSTSRLIGSPPGYVGYEEGGQLSEAVRRRPYSVVLFDEIEKAHPDVMNLLLQILEEGMVTDSFGRKIDFRNTIIILTSNVGASSIKRQTSLGFGAMQEDENDFEGMKEKILEEAKRHFKPEFLNRLDDTVVFHMLEKKALNVIVDLECSKLFDRLQDKGISLTLDKGARELLMDKGYDPNYGARPMRRAVERYLEDPLAEALLRADIKEGDTVKVTRVKDSEELVFKPVTPKGKGKAKA; this comes from the coding sequence ATGAATAATTTCACTCCAAGAGCCCAACAGGTCTTGACGCTATCGCGGAAAGAGGCCGACCGCTTTAACCACAATTACGTGGGCACCGAACACATCTTGTTAGGGCTCATCAAGCTGGGACAGGGCGTCGCGGTTTCCGTGTTGCAGAACATGGGGCTTGATCTCGAGACCGTGAGGATCGAGGTCGAAAAGCAGGTCGGTTCCGGACCTGAGCAAAAGATCAGTGGCAATATCCCTTACACCCCACGGGTGAAAAAGGTGCTCGCGCTTTCGAACAAGGAAGCCCAGCAGCTAGACCACTCCTACGTCGGCACCGAGCACTTGTTGTTAGGACTGCTGCGCGAAGGTGAAGGTGTGGCCGCCCGGGTGCTCAGCAGCCTGAACGTCGATATCAATCAAACCCGCCAAGAAATCCTCGCCGAGATCGATCCGAACTTTAATCCCGAAGACATGGAGGACGAGTTCGATGAGTTCGACGACGATGGCGATGACACTGAAGACAGCACCGATGCCGAGGGCAAAACCAAGACACCTGCGCTGAAAGCCTTCGGTCGTGACCTCACCAAGCTTGCCGATAAGGACAAGCTCGATCCGGTGATCGGTCGCGAGTCCGAAATCGAGCGCGTCATCCAGATCCTCTGCCGCCGCACCAAGAACAACCCGGTGCTGATCGGTGAAGCCGGCGTGGGTAAAACCGCCATCATCGAAGGGCTCGCCCAAGAGATTTCCAGTGGCAACGTGCCTGAGCTCCTGCGCGACAAACGCGTGGTCACTCTCGACCTCGCCCTGATGGTCGCCGGCACCAAATACCGTGGCCAATTTGAAGAACGCATCAAGGCCGTGATGGATGAAATCCGCAAAGCCGGTAACGTCATCCTGTTCATCGACGAGCTGCACACCATCGTGGGTGCCGGATCCGCCGAGGGCGCCATGGATGCTTCTAACATCATCAAGCCGGCACTGAGCCGAGCCGAGCTGCAGTGCGTCGGTGCCACCACCATGAACGAGTATCGCAAGTTCATCGAAAAAGACTCCGCCCTCGAGCGCCGCTTCCAGAAAGTGAAGGTCGAGGAGCCCTCCGAAGAGGATGCCGTTGCGATCTTGCAAGGCCTGCGCAGCAAGTATGAAGATCACCACAAGGCACGCTACACCGAGGAAGCCCTCGCCGCATCGGTGAAGCTTTCCTCGCGCTACCTCTCCGATCGCTACCTGCCGGACAAGGCCATCGACGTCATCGATGAAGCTGGCTCCCGCGCCCGCATCGGTCAGATGACCCGCCCCCCGAAGGTCAAGGACCTCGAGGCCGAGATCGTCAAGATCCAGGAGGAAAAGGTTGCTGCCATCAACGATCAGAACTTCGAGGAAGCCGCGTCAATGCGCGATGCCGAGAAGAATGCCAAGAAGGAGCTGGAAGACCTGGTGTCATCCTGGAAAGCCGAAAGTGAGGAAACCATCGTCGAAGTCGGCGAGGACGAAATCATGTCGGTCATTTCTAAATGGACCGGTGTGCCACTCCAGCGCATGGAGCAGAAGGAAGCCGACAAGCTTCTGAAAATGGAGGAGAAACTCAAGGAGGCCGTGATTGGTCAGGACACCGCTGTGGTGACCATTTCCAAAGCCCTCCGCCGCTCCCGCGCCGACCTCAAGGACCCGCGTCGCCCGATCGGTTCGTTCCTCTTCCTCGGACCTACCGGTGTTGGTAAAACCTACCTCGCTCGCAACCTTGCCGATTTCATGTTCGGCGATCCTGACAGCCTGATCCAGATCGACATGTCGGAGTACATGGAGAAATTCTCCACCTCGCGCTTGATCGGTTCGCCTCCCGGCTACGTCGGTTACGAAGAAGGTGGCCAGCTTTCCGAAGCGGTTCGCCGTCGTCCCTATTCCGTGGTTCTTTTCGATGAGATTGAAAAAGCTCACCCAGACGTCATGAACCTGCTCCTGCAGATTCTGGAAGAGGGCATGGTGACGGACTCGTTTGGTCGCAAGATCGACTTCCGCAACACCATTATCATCCTCACCTCCAACGTCGGTGCCTCCAGCATCAAACGTCAGACCTCCCTTGGTTTCGGCGCCATGCAGGAAGATGAAAACGACTTCGAAGGCATGAAAGAGAAGATCCTGGAAGAGGCCAAAAGGCACTTCAAGCCAGAGTTCCTCAACCGTCTTGACGACACCGTGGTGTTCCACATGCTGGAGAAGAAAGCGCTCAACGTCATCGTCGATCTCGAGTGCTCCAAACTCTTCGATCGCCTGCAGGACAAAGGCATCAGCCTGACTCTCGACAAAGGTGCCCGCGAGCTGCTCATGGACAAGGGATACGATCCCAACTACGGGGCACGCCCCATGCGCCGTGCGGTGGAACGTTACCTCGAAGATCCGCTCGCCGAAGCCCTGCTTCGCGCCGACATCAAAGAGGGCGACACCGTCAAGGTCACCCGCGTGAAGGACAGCGAAGAGCTGGTCTTTAAGCCGGTCACACCAAAAGGCAAAGGCAAGGCCAAGGCATAA
- a CDS encoding protein arginine kinase, whose protein sequence is MMRFSTLLKHPADWMTGADSDSAVVLTSRIRLARNVSDTPFPGWARKQERIEILSDLRAAIEELPEMKAAFSHQLSELSSVQKQVLVERHLISREQAARSEGSAAVVNRTQTLSVMINEEDHLRLQSIRSGLHLQEAYELITKVDEQLEKKLTYAFDQELGYLTACPTNVGTGLRASAMLHLPGLVISDHIGQVIQAVGKLGLAVRGIFGEGTESLGHLFQISNQSTLGESEQDIISRLERVIRKVRDHERNARLKLVEDDPQMIADKIARAYGLLRYAYVIDSKEALTHLSLVRLGADMGCFPKETLQLCDSLLMDIEPAHLQHHAKRKLSPEERDTLRAEIIRSRLQSLPTPVISFINHTNPEDTPPA, encoded by the coding sequence ATGATGAGATTTTCCACATTATTGAAGCACCCGGCCGATTGGATGACCGGTGCGGACTCGGACAGCGCCGTGGTGCTGACCAGTCGCATCCGCCTGGCGCGCAACGTCAGCGACACACCTTTCCCCGGTTGGGCACGCAAGCAAGAGCGCATCGAAATCCTCTCGGACCTGCGCGCCGCCATCGAAGAATTGCCCGAGATGAAGGCCGCATTTTCCCACCAGCTCAGCGAGTTGAGCTCGGTGCAAAAGCAGGTGTTGGTAGAGCGCCACCTGATCAGCCGGGAACAAGCCGCCCGCAGCGAAGGAAGTGCCGCGGTGGTGAACCGCACCCAGACGCTGAGTGTGATGATCAACGAGGAGGATCACCTCCGCTTGCAATCGATCCGCTCCGGCCTGCATCTTCAGGAAGCCTACGAATTGATCACCAAGGTGGACGAGCAGCTGGAGAAAAAGCTGACCTACGCCTTCGATCAGGAGCTCGGATACCTCACCGCCTGCCCCACCAATGTCGGCACCGGCCTGCGCGCCTCCGCCATGCTGCATCTGCCCGGTCTGGTCATCAGCGATCACATCGGCCAGGTGATCCAGGCCGTTGGAAAACTCGGCCTCGCCGTGCGCGGGATCTTTGGCGAGGGCACGGAGTCGCTCGGGCATTTGTTCCAGATTTCCAATCAGTCGACCCTCGGCGAAAGCGAGCAGGACATCATCAGTCGACTCGAACGCGTCATTCGCAAAGTGCGCGATCACGAACGCAACGCCCGACTTAAATTAGTGGAGGATGACCCACAAATGATCGCCGATAAGATTGCCCGGGCATACGGATTGCTACGCTATGCTTATGTGATCGATTCCAAGGAAGCACTGACCCACCTGTCCCTGGTGCGCCTGGGTGCGGATATGGGATGTTTCCCGAAGGAGACATTGCAGCTCTGCGACTCGCTGCTGATGGATATCGAACCTGCGCATTTACAACACCACGCAAAAAGAAAGCTGAGCCCGGAGGAAAGAGACACCCTGCGCGCTGAAATCATACGTAGCAGGTTGCAATCCCTCCCAACACCTGTTATCAGTTTTATTAATCATACAAACCCAGAAGACACGCCCCCGGCGTAA
- a CDS encoding UvrB/UvrC motif-containing protein → MTDPSGFLLGDMDPNKLSAKAASAAEASDVGKLSLGGPMGAAGRQLGTGTCPGCGFAFDDLKKTGRLGCSQCYQFFREEIKHNLGGMHKDTCHVGRVPAGMMEAFQNKQKIDQLQQEMNGAIANEDYEKAAALRDQLQKLSDENAASSEQ, encoded by the coding sequence GTGACCGATCCGTCGGGCTTCCTGCTGGGTGACATGGACCCGAACAAGCTGTCCGCGAAGGCGGCGTCTGCGGCCGAGGCTTCGGATGTGGGCAAGCTCTCTCTCGGCGGTCCGATGGGAGCTGCTGGACGCCAGCTGGGCACCGGCACCTGTCCGGGCTGCGGATTTGCCTTTGACGATCTGAAGAAGACCGGTCGGCTCGGCTGCAGTCAGTGTTACCAATTTTTCCGCGAGGAGATTAAACACAACCTCGGCGGCATGCACAAAGACACCTGTCACGTCGGTCGAGTGCCGGCGGGCATGATGGAGGCCTTCCAAAACAAGCAGAAGATCGATCAGCTGCAGCAGGAAATGAATGGCGCCATCGCCAATGAAGATTACGAGAAGGCTGCCGCCCTGCGCGATCAGCTGCAGAAGCTCAGCGATGAGAATGCCGCCAGCTCCGAGCAATAA
- a CDS encoding NAD(P)-dependent oxidoreductase: protein MPESHRTSRQVTPSTSLTIMSSNTENQSRIAFVGVGRMGANMARRLNDCGYQITAVNDVNPDQAAELAEEIGAKNCTKLAEVTAAADIIFTVVSNDAAMRQIFMGEGDNLLTEAEGKIFINCATLSPGLQQEVAQAAEAAGASAIEGSMASSISQARDGTLYLMIGGDRAVFEKTQPILEQMSVKLKYIGEIGKASQVKALVNMVMNINTAALAEGLGLADALGLDLKMICEVFANTGANSRVLETDAEDMIDRDHEAWFMAEHASKDSGIAQDLAQQAGLNLPLNNATKAQYDKLIEVGKGQLDKSAVSELTFKGRS from the coding sequence ATTCCAGAATCACATCGAACGTCGCGGCAAGTAACACCCAGCACATCACTCACCATTATGAGCAGTAACACAGAGAACCAATCAAGAATAGCCTTTGTCGGCGTCGGGCGCATGGGCGCGAACATGGCCCGCCGACTGAACGACTGCGGCTACCAGATCACCGCCGTCAACGATGTCAACCCGGACCAGGCGGCTGAGCTCGCCGAAGAGATCGGTGCGAAAAACTGCACGAAGCTCGCCGAAGTCACCGCCGCCGCGGATATCATCTTCACCGTGGTCAGCAATGATGCCGCCATGCGCCAGATTTTCATGGGCGAGGGCGACAACTTACTCACCGAAGCCGAAGGCAAGATCTTCATCAACTGCGCCACCCTCTCACCGGGCCTACAGCAAGAGGTCGCTCAGGCTGCCGAGGCCGCGGGCGCATCTGCCATCGAAGGCAGCATGGCATCCAGCATCAGCCAAGCCCGCGACGGCACGCTCTACCTGATGATCGGCGGCGACCGCGCCGTGTTCGAGAAAACCCAACCGATCCTCGAGCAGATGAGCGTCAAGCTGAAGTACATTGGAGAAATTGGCAAAGCGTCCCAAGTCAAGGCCCTGGTCAACATGGTGATGAACATCAACACCGCCGCCCTCGCCGAAGGACTGGGACTCGCCGATGCACTCGGACTCGACCTCAAAATGATCTGCGAAGTCTTCGCCAACACCGGCGCCAACAGCCGTGTGCTGGAAACCGACGCCGAGGACATGATCGACCGCGATCACGAAGCCTGGTTCATGGCGGAACACGCATCCAAAGACAGCGGCATCGCCCAGGACCTCGCCCAGCAAGCCGGCCTCAATCTGCCACTCAACAACGCCACCAAGGCGCAATACGATAAACTCATCGAAGTCGGCAAAGGCCAGCTCGACAAGTCCGCCGTCTCCGAACTGACCTTCAAAGGGCGGAGCTAG
- a CDS encoding DUF5069 domain-containing protein encodes MSQIVPLISSGTAGPLGVLHLPRLWQKASLAKVGKIHPDYPGTGQGYDQMVLDGLGIDRDAFISFMDGKPTYPQLEAWILEQKGGSLNAAAVSELNDSITGYIHKDETRAEILAACGMEDDGSILDAINLNNLDDWQAFHAIEIAG; translated from the coding sequence ATGTCCCAAATTGTCCCACTCATCAGCTCCGGCACCGCCGGCCCACTCGGCGTGCTTCACCTGCCACGTCTCTGGCAGAAGGCCTCGCTGGCCAAGGTCGGAAAAATCCACCCTGACTACCCTGGCACCGGCCAAGGTTACGATCAGATGGTGCTCGACGGCCTCGGAATCGACCGCGACGCCTTCATCAGCTTCATGGACGGCAAACCCACCTACCCCCAGCTGGAAGCGTGGATTCTCGAGCAAAAAGGAGGTTCGCTCAATGCCGCAGCCGTCAGTGAGCTGAACGACAGCATTACCGGCTATATCCACAAAGACGAAACCCGCGCCGAAATCCTTGCCGCCTGTGGCATGGAAGACGATGGCAGCATCCTCGATGCCATCAACCTGAACAACCTCGACGACTGGCAGGCGTTCCACGCCATCGAAATCGCTGGATAA